The DNA region gtttataaactaaatttaaaactttctttcctactataacaaaaaaaaaactaaatttcaAACTGACATCTCATAATAAATTTCAAAACTTCCAAAATAAATTCCTAACCTCAGGACCAGAGACATTTTATTTGGGGGGCTGATGTGGGAGGCGGAAGTTATAGCCATGTAGCGTGAGATAAGCTTTGTTCACCAAAGATGGAGGGTGGCCTTGGTTTGAAGCGTTTGCATGAGTTCAACAAGGCTATTTCTTATCCATGCACCGAATGAACTCTGGGTTCATGTTCTCCGTCATAAGTATGGCTGTGGAAATAATGTCATGTCTATTGTTAGCCATCGAGCGTCTGAGTCTTCCATTTGGAATGGTGTTAGAAATACATGGGAATCCTTCTCCTGTGGCATCCGCTGGCAGATTGGCGATGGTAAGGTCGTGCGGTTCTAGCAAGATCGCTGGCTCGCGTCGGGTATCTTGTTGGCGGAGGTTGCGGTTCAACCCATTCCCCCAGGGTCGTTGAATCGTGTGGTAGATGAGTTTCTTGGTAGTAATGGCACTTGGGAGACTGCTGGCTTCGTCGAGCTTATGCCCAACATTGTGTTCCAGGAGATTATGGAATCCTTGCCCCGTCGCCTCTCTTCTGCTCCTGGCCTTCCGGTTTGGGGAAGGACAACATCAGGTATCAATTCTACCGCTTCAGCCTATGAGTTATTGACGGAAAATATTGAGGATACAGGACCAGACCCAATGTGGTGCTTGTTGTGGCGATGGAAGGGAGCCCCATGCGTTAAAATGTTCCTCTGGAAGGTACTTAATAATGGCCTCATGGTAAACGTGAAGCGGGTGCATAATCACTTGGCAGATAGCGATCTTTGTCCTCTTTGTGGAACGTTGAGCGAGTCAGTGATCCATGCTCTTCGCGATTGCCCAATGGTTAAACCCGTTCGGCTCGCGAATCTACCTACTGGTGGGGAGTCCCATTTTTTCTCCATGGAACTTCAAGCTTGGCTGTTAAGGAATATGAGAGATGGCCTACAAGGTTGGGATAGGGATGCCTGGACAAAGCGCTTTGCAATTAACGTTTGGTGCTTATGGCGTATGATGTGATATTCAATCATGTGCAGTGGGATAGTGCTCAGGTACAATGCTGGGTTATGTCGAGCTTCCATGATGATGGTTTGGCTTCCGCTGATGTTGTCACAGGTCCTACGAGTGAGAAAAGCACTAGCTGGTTATTTCATGCAGTGGGATGGATTAAGATCAACGTCGGGCAGCAGCGTGTGGCGGGGTAGCTCGTGACAGCTCTGGCCGTTGGATAGAAGGCTTTTGTCGTCGTCTGGGTACTTCAAACCCCTTACTTGCGGAGCTATGGGCAATTCGCACGGCGGTAGAGCTCTTAAGTTCCAATCGGTTCAGGAGAGTGGTGATTGAATGTGATTCAGCAGAGGCTATTGAAGTAGTGAATTCGTCTGGTACTGGTAATTTGATTAATCCTTACTTGGAACTAGTTCGAGCCATTCATCGGGGAGTTCCACATCGGATGGAAGTCAAGTTTCACCATGTCCTGCGGGAGGCCAATTGTTTGGCGGACTGTCTTGCTAAATCAACGCTTGTTTTTGGTTTTGGCACTCAAGTCTTGTCCCATCCCTTAGCGGAATGTCGTAATCTTTTGTTTCAGGATGCGGAAGAAGCACTAGCTTCTCTGAGTATTCCTGTGGTCTAGCGTTTGTTTTCGCTTTCGGGGCCTTGCCCCtccatgtaacaaaaaaaaaagtaatctCTGAAGCTAGGGAACATGTAGATTGGATGGGGGAGGTCCAAGGATCGATACCTGAAGGGTGCAATTGatctttccaatgtaccaaaaaaaatctaTGGATTACATTTTCAAACAAATTTTtggattttaaattattttcaccaaaaaattttattatattttctctctataaaataaagaaaacctatttttaataaaaaaaaactcaaaataattcaaataagaattttttctctcttgatAATCAGAAAAATAACACTAGTCACTAGTGTCCCTGTAAGATAACTCAAGTAGTAAGGGAGACATAAAGTTGGATAGGGGAGATCTAGAAagtgattattattttttttgtgatgAGATTACATTAAGGACTTACAAACAAGAGTTGTCAAATCCTAATCAAAGTAATACAATACAACACACAAAAAAATCAGGCTtgcttgataaaaaaaatactcataAATTCCAACAGGTATAAAATACGAAGATATCAAAATATACAAGACAGTTACTATTCAGAGTTTCCACGTTAGAAAAAAACTATGCAGAGTTCAATTTCAACAGGTAATACAATACAACACTCTTATTttattgaacaaaaaaaaaagaaaaaacttccAACACTTTTTGCGCTGGGTAGAGAAACTCTACCATTGTGGTAATTGTGTTATTTCATTTCATTGGCTAGTCTTCGTTGTTCAACTGTGTTTTAGCGATTTTTGTCAATAATGAAACGACTAGGGACCACCCTTTGAACCCCACATGCAGCACGGTCAGAGCTCCGGTGGAGGGTGGTAGTGAAGCAGATGACAGGCGTTGATAGGGAGAAGAGAGGTAAGGAAAAAACAAGTAAAAACTAAACTAAAGAATAAAGACTCACAAAGGAGAGTGGGAAAATCCCTCTAAAAAGAGTGGTTaagttgagagagagagaggagacaCAAGATTTCAATCCTTGGAGCTAATATGGTGTTTGGGCTACAAATGGTCGTGTGCAAGGCTCATCCACTTGAAGTGGGAGATTTCTTTTTACTCATCCTAAAACTATCATTTGCACATTTAATTACGTGGGAGATTCCTTTTTACTCAAAACTCAAAAGCTAACTGTTGTAGTTGAAGAGTTGAAGTCTTCTAGACTTATAGTAAACCACACATTAAATTTTATACTTCCAATGTAGAACTCAAATCTCATAGTAGTAGAATAATGTTTCATCCAGTGGCGGAACCAGAAATTTTGGGAAGCCTGGGCAAATTTTAAAAGGTAATTGTTAGACGCACTCTGACATTTAATTCTACAACTTTTTGCACTTATAAGTGCGTAGTTCACTCACCTAAAAGGTGGGGTGGATTAGATGTCAGGAGGTGTGTTTAACAATTTCCATTTTAAAACCGTAAATACACACGCCACAATATATAAATAGTTATAAACCGAAATAAAAAAGACTCATAATTTTACCAACAAAAGTATAGCTAATTTTGGTTTCATTTCGTTAGACAAtacaaaataagaaaaagaCGCGTCAAAGAAGATAAGAAAATACAATACAATAGAAGTACTTGAGGTGTTGCACCAATGGAGGGATCAATAGCCAGCCTTGGGAATCCCCCTACTATACAATGCAGGAGCCCTTCAAAAGAACCCATTGCATACGTGTCTGCACCGCGCCCCTTCTCAAGTCCCTTTGTCCACGTGTCAGTGCTACGGAGATTCACTATTTTTGGTCCTTTATATTGGTCCTTTATATACCATTCCCACTTGCTTTGATTTACAAGTATCCCGCTCAAATTGAAATTGGAATTTCAACTCAATCATCAATATTATGTCTGACTCACTGAGATACATGAGGCATGGTACAGGTGCTAAGTTTGTCCCCTAATAACTCACCTTTAATTATTCTGCTTAAAAAATTCCTTATTCCCATCATCCATGTTCCACATACCTCTCTATAAATACACTTGCTTCCACATATCAGTTCTCCACCAACCATCTGTTTTCCAATTAACAACTTAGTTGCTATCATGGCTTCTCAATTCGATGATGTGATTAATCTTCGACCTGGGAAGGAGACATGGAGGATGCTGGTCAAGATCATACGCATCTGGTATAGCCAGGGCTATACTAATTCCAAATTACCATTATCTCTGGAAATGGTTGTAATGGATGCCAAGGTAATTTAGCTTTGACATATTTTTTTTGgctttgacatttttttttgaaagaaaagtaATTCGTTTCATTTCTATGTAAAGAAGATACCCTCCACACATGTGTCCAAGTCCATCTGTAATGTTTGGCAGTACAGAGATTATTGCACCGTTACTTGACACAAGGCAAAAAAGAATTTGCAACTATATATTGGTTGCCCATatacaaaattgaaaaaagcaACATGAACTGAAGCACCATAATAATATCTTTTGTGTTTAACCATAATTACTGAATCTATTTGGCAGGGGGATAAAATACATGTCATCATTAGGAAGACAATCATGTATAAATTTGAGACGACTCTTATTGACGGAAACGTCTATAGCATGTCCTATTTTGAGGTTGCTGACAATACTGGGTTGTTCAAACCAACTAAACACCCCTACAAAGTTAATTTCCAGTTTAACACTGAAGTCCGCCCAATGAACCAAAATCCCATTTCTGTTGATCCTTATTCGTTCGTCCCTCTTGCTGACGTGATGTCTACCGCTTATGATACAAATTTTTTAATTGGTAAGAGTAATACAATTAATTTCCCAAAAATTTTAGGACATATCGggttaaataatttatattaataagTGCTTTGTTTCATTATCTTAGACGTCATTGGAATCCTCACTGTTGTTGGAACTGAGAGGGTGATTGAAAGTCATGGAAAGAAAACAAAGATGAATGTCATTGAAATTGACTCTTATGGGTATTTTTGGCTTAATCACACATACTTTAAATATCTATTTAACACactaattataatttaaaaagtaaaacCACTTACCATATATGTAGGGTCAAGATGGAGTGTGCCTTATTTGGACCCTATGTCGAAGATCTCAATCTGTTCCTTAATGGTGGTGAAATGGTGAACGTAGTTATTCTTCTCCAATTTGTCAAAGTCAAGACATGGCAAGGGAATTTGTCTTTGCAAAATGTGCATGGGGCTACAAAAATGTTGTTTAACCCCGCAGTCGACATAGCTGTGGCTGTCATGGAAAGGTATACTCATTAAATCCGGATTTTTTTACTATGGGTAACAATATTGtgacataattttttttcattgtgtTATTAGGTTTTCAGCAAGTAATGATACAGGATCGCAATCTCTAAGTCAGCTTCAAGATTCAAGCAAGGTTGTAGATGAAGAGGACTTCTTAATCTTAACCCCTCGAAAGACCATTGCGCAAGTCCATGACATGAAGGAGGTATCATTCTTTAATTTGTGAGGGATTATTGTTCGAAAATCATATCGTTGAATCTTTACATTTACCCTGCAGAATTCGGTGTGCATTGTATATGCCACTATCAGCTATGTAGAAGAGGGTATGGACTGGTGGTACACTGCATGTAAATGCAATAAAAAAGTTTATCCAGATGAAAAGATGTATTTCTGTGAGGTCTGCAACCGCCACGTTGTCCACGTTATCCCAATGTGATAGATTGTAATATCGTCCATTCCTTTGATATGGATTATTTCCATTAAGGTTAGACCAAACGACTTCCAACTTCACTAAGAATGTTGTGTACACTGAGGTTTTTGATAATATATGAGCAGGATAGTATTGTAGTCCATTGGACGTATCTTtcaattatttaatttgaaatcTCCCACATGGTTGACTTTGTTTTGAACTAATATCCTACAAAAGTAGTTATGATTTTATTCATACCATTAATTCTTCACTGCATGCATGAATCACGCATGCTGCATCTGACACTCTTGctcccttttttctttttctagcaAAATAATTGTACATGTCTTTTGAGCAAAAGTTCTCCTTTTTGTCTATATGGTGTTGTTTAAGTTTTAAGTCAATATAAACACTAATTTTATTTTCGTATCCCATtagtctaattttttttttggacggATCTAATGTAACACGTAAATCCAAgtagctattttttttttaatttaattgtgGTTTGAACGGCTAAATAGGGAAATAGTGGAATTTGGttaattgatatatttttatGCCCATCTAATAGATACAGTATTGTGTAATGGGAATCATAAGAATGATAGAATGGAGAATGAGAAAATAAAGCTAAAAGAGGACAGTTTAGACATGTAATATGAATTAGTTTAGAAAAGGTCTTTAAATGCAACCTACTGGTTAGACATTCATTACTTACATTCTTACTAAATATCAACTCAATAATAGGACTATGCTGTAAAAGTCCACAGTTGTGAGTCTATATATACCCTCCATACCCCCTACATCCCACACTTTGGCTGGATTGCCCTCCCATTTCCTAAACAATGGACCACATTCTGTCGGCGAATTTTGAAGCGTATGAGTCTGCATTTGCTGTTGTCAGTCGTCCTTACGAGGTTTGTTTGATCATCTAATGTTCATATCCATATCATATATATCACCAACTTAttaaatattcaaaaatattttaagttGCAGATGACTGCTTCTGTGGCAGAATTTTTCGCAACAAGGTTTGATGTTGAACTTAGTAACAGGTGGTTGTTATTTGACCCTGTTGGTAATAGGCATTCTGTCCAATTTATTAAGTGTCCTGTTAAGCCACAAATTTCAACTGGGTGGTTTGAAATCCGTCATTTTTATGGATTGGAGGGGGTGAGATGGTGTATTTTGAGATATAAAGGAGGGTCTATGTTCGATCTATTTGTTTACGGTAGAAATTCACAAGAGATAGACTACCACAGAGGGCCTCGATCCAAACACTTAGAGTATCCCCCTATGTTAGAGCCCATTGTAACAAATGTGCCAGAATGGAGATTTTATCCATGTTATTTCACAGTGCAACTTACGGAAAGCCAGTCAAAAGGAAGCCAGTTGGTAATGTTTTAAATTGTAGGTTCCATTCTTAAAGTCATATAATTATTTTGAATATCTAATATCTATCCTTGGTTTCATATGCAGAATGTTCCTAAGCACATTGCTTACTACCTTCGTAACTCTGATGTTTTCCACTGGATTCTAAGAGGGCCATCTGGCATTCAAGTGTTATGTAGCATACTTGCACCAGAACGATTCAACTACGCTAAGATCGGTAGAGGTTGGAAACTCTTCTGTGAACTGCATTCTATACATACTGGACAAGTGGTATCTCTTCTTTTTTCAACCGAAGATATCAAACTGGTGGATGTTATTATCCACCCATATCAAGTGTAACAGCATTTGCCTTTATTTCGTTGCCACTTATGTATGATGTATCCATATATATGTATGGTAACAAGCTTCCATCTGATGTATAATCCATTaggattatttttttttattgcaaaCTTCCTGGTAACCAACGTATGCCTGCATATAATTGACTTATGCCTGCATATAATTGACTTAGGCATGTGCATTTGTTAACATGATGTTATCAAAGATTTAATTCAGGagacaaaaaacaaaataaaaattaccaGATATGAAACACCGTGCATAGCACGGGCCTATATACTagttaatacacaaaacacaTAGTGCCGGGGTAATCAATACACAATGCATTAATTGAGAAATGCGTTTTAGAAAAGCATATGCATAACATAATGCATTAGAAAAGCATCTGCATAACATAatgcattaatttttttcttttataagcaTCACATAATGCATTAATGCATGCCTGCCAAATCACAATTTCCAAATAGAAAGCATATGCATGCCTGCCAAGTGCCAAATCACAATTTCCATAGCCTCCACAATTTTCAATCTCAAATCAATTCAATTTAACTCAACAAACCGCCCACCACACATGCTTCACTTTCTCTAATTCTCTTCTCAATCTCACAAACAATACACAAACCTTCCCACAGTCTCACTTCTTCACACACCACAAGCCTTTACCATTCTCTGAATTCCACTCTCTCACCCACTCCTGACTCGCTCACGGCACCTCACTCCTTcactctcaatttttttttccacaatttccACTCCCAAATCCCACTCACTCACCCACTCTTCACACACACACCGCCTCTGGTTTATGGAATTAAGCTTTCTTTCAGTGTGCCGGAAACTGGGTGTGGGAATTGCAGCAAATTTGGTGGGGTAAAATTGCAGGAAATCTTGTGGGTTTGATACTGATACAGAAGGGTAAAGGGTTGCTCTGTCTCTGCTCAGGTTTCAGCAATCCATTCGTCACAGCAAGTTGCAGCGGCAGCGATGGAATTTTCAACCAGCCGCATTCACCCACGCTTCACCCACCGCCTGCATCTCAACCGTCCACAACCCTGTTTCACTCACCCTCACCTTGTCccctttttttcaattttgccctttttccttctttttttggGCCAAAAAACTAACCtggtccaaagaaaaaaatgtttttttttccagagCTAGGGCACAGGCCCTAGCTAGCCAGGTGGTAAATCCGCCCCtggtttcatccacacctctctttgaggtggagagagataggaagaaaagaaaaagtaagagagagaaaatatgagatgtgatagatgataagatgagagagatagaaataaaaagatgtggagatggagtgtttaaaaaatgaggtgtgtatatatcattactctactTTACAATAGAGTTCCTAAATCCTAACAAATGAAAACACAAATTCCAATGATTTTCTTCAGTTTGATACGCATGAAAATATGCAAAGAAAGAATGAATAATGATTCATGAACCACTGAATAGTAAAACACCCCTAAACACCCCTTTTTCCtacggatttggccaaataatacactaaacaaaccacctaaatacacatgactaaccataaagcacataaccgtgtaaagttgaaattcctaagtcatgtgtatttaggtggttagttcagtgtattatttggcaaaatccctaatttaggaatttcaactttacacggttatgtgttttatggttagtcatgtgtatttaagtggttagttcagtgtattatttggccaaaacCCTAATTCCGTAGGAAAAAGGGGTGTTTAGGGGTGTTTTACTATTCAGTGGTTCATGAATCATTATTCAAGAAAGAAAACATGTGAGACCTATCAAAAAAGTATTCTCTTCAGCACTGAACAGAAATGTTAGAGGTGGTATTTTAAGTGATATACCAAAAATAACCTTCATTATTTACAATTAATTATGTTTTCAATTAGGAGGTTAAGATGTCATTTATTATAAAAGtaattttctcttctctctttttcctttatttctCTCATACCATGAACAATCTAGTCTTCCTCATCTCTTTCTTTCAACTCATATtctcttttcttattttctatCTTCTCACTTTTTCTCCTATACCAAACAGAGTTTTTAAACAACCAAACACACAGTAAGTTAATATTTTAAAGCTATGTTTTGATATCTATTAGTTATACTTAGCAtgtatttcaaaataaaaaatgaacagAACTAACTTTCTTATGAATTACGATAAAAATTCGTTCATATTGAACTCAATTGGTATAAAAAACAAGCTAATttatagaaaataaaagacCAGAGAACCAGAAAATAAAGACAGGGATGTCCAAAGTGCGCATTCATTAAAATAGTGTCCTCAATTGGATTGTATACAAACCAGAGAGAGGTAAATAACTCCTAATTACTTGGGCAGCTTTTAtaactaaaccataaacacgAATTACTCAACCAACTGGCTCTATCTGGCTCCGCTATCCATAGTTAAAACCATGGGATTATGAAGACCCTACTAAGACATGTGCGTGTGTGCATCTTAGTCCATTTCAGCCAACTACGCAATGCAAAAAAGAGTAAGAAAAGCTGTGGTAATTATCTGACAATGGCCAATGTACCCAGGTTATCACTGCAACGCCACTGTATTTGATTTTGATCTAAGTCCATAACCAACAACAGTGATTCCAAGAAATCTTCTGAAGGTAGCAGCACCAAGCAAGCAGCATCAACTGTAACAGAATCAAAAGTATGTTGTCATACATCATGCTGAGTAAAACAACAAAGTTGAGCTTCAAATGATCCCAAACAACACATCACTTCAAATAGAATTCATCATACAAATTGGTTTCCCCCTCTGTGACACATCAATAAGTAGTCTTTGTGACTTGAACTTAGGATCTATCCCAAAAATAACCATCTGAGATAAGCCTAGCTTCACAAGGACTTTAAAACCAATAAACAAATCCTCATCACAAATTCACAAAAAATTGATCAATGAAGAAATAGCATCATTCAAATAAATAGATGAAAACGTTCATCCACAACCAAATTTGGAACTACTGGtacatttaaaaatgaaaacagtgCTTACTATCAAGAAATACTAACTAGTCAATCTTTTTTAGCAAATTTTAATGAGTGCAACCGAAGTAACCATGAAATTACATAAAGGGCAAAACGAGTCCGGCATAACAGTAGAAGAATTAAGATAAAAGCTTACATAGTCTACAAAGATATTTAAAATGGCATCTGTGGGGCTTTCTTCCCAAAGATAGCCTCCCAGACGGAGGGTGAAAATGGTTTTTTCTTGTTCAAAAAGTCCTTAACAGCTTTCTCATTCACAGCAAAACCCTTTTCTATTAATGTTTTGATAGCACCCTTTGCTTCTTCAATCCCTTGTTCCTTGCAGAAACCTTCTACAAGGTCAACGAAAGTTGTGACATTTGGAGAATGACCAGCTTCTAACATCTCTACACAAAATTCAAAAGCATCCTGTAATCTGCTACATTTGCAGAGTCCTCGTACAAGGACGGTGTAACTGAAAGCATTGGGTGAAATTCCATTGCTCTGCATTTTCCTGAAAATCCTTTTGGCATCATCAGCCTTGTGGGCCTTTGTGTAGCCCTCAACCACAGCGGTGTAAATGACAATCTCTGGAATGGTTCCCTTTTCTCTCATCAAACCAAAAAGTTTCAATGCTTCTTGAACAAGACCATCTTTACATAGACCATCAAGCATAGCCACCGCATTGGGGATAAGACCAgtttccttcatcttcttgaagATTTCATCAGCGTCCTCAGGCATAGCTGGTTGATTGGAATTTGAACTCTTTGTCGCCTCTTCAGATTGGTTGGTTTCTGAGGAATTCCCTGCTTTATTATCAAAACCAAGCTTGAACTTATCAAGGAAACTGTCTCCTAATTGATTGGCAACGTCCGGCCTATTTCGGCCCTGAAATCCAAGATCAGATTTCATTGTTGTCTTTTCCACTTCATCACGGTTGCCATCGAATCTTGAACGAGAACCTCTATTATATTCTCGGGTACGCTGATTAACTGGCTTTGTACTTGGAATTGGTTCTGATCCTTCGCGGCTTCTTCTGTCACTAAAATTTGGGTCTGAGTTCTGAATAGAAACGTCATCTGATTCTCCGACAAGTTGTTTGCTAAAATGGCGTACAGTCCATGGTCGTTTGGAATTTAAAAAGGAAACAAGCCTATCAATCTGAGAGGAGGATACAGGCTTATGAACCCGTCCTAGCAATGCTGGCATGAAGACCTGTTCATAATTTGCACCAACCATAAAGTAAAAAACCCATcccagataaaaaaaaaaaataatcaacaCAAAGTGCTGGCAATTTACCATTTTCTTGAAATTCACTACTACTCAACTATTTGCAATTGATGCTAGGATTAACTCAAAGCCACTTTCAAAACCTGTAATCCACCCTAATTGAATATAAAACAGTTTTACTTAAATCATGATAAAACCGTACAGCTGCTCAATAGTCTAAGTTTTACATCATTTGGCAGGATTGGGGGCAAATAGCACATAATGGGTAGTATTTGACATTAAAGCATAACTTAACTACTCAGAATAAGTGCATATAATAGATTGTATTTGACATTAAAATACAGTCACTATCTTAGGTTTTTTTccaggcaaatgttagttggtagtaatgttagtaaattagtactcATCAGAGTTCGAACCCTTCACCCTCCCAAACCTTATGCCCCTGGCTCTTACCATTTCAGGGACAGTCACTATCTTAGTACATGATGATCAGTACAAAAGATGctcaattaataatattattgacTAAATcacaaagagaaaataaaaaactacTAGTACAAGATAGAAAAGGTTTATAACTCATTCTAGAAGCACACGGTTTTCGGAAGGAAGAAAAATGCAATACAAAATTCAGCAAAAGCTACATAAGAAATATGTTATGcaaaaagaaaatgat from Lotus japonicus ecotype B-129 chromosome 2, LjGifu_v1.2 includes:
- the LOC130738246 gene encoding uncharacterized protein LOC130738246; the encoded protein is MASQFDDVINLRPGKETWRMLVKIIRIWYSQGYTNSKLPLSLEMVVMDAKGDKIHVIIRKTIMYKFETTLIDGNVYSMSYFEVADNTGLFKPTKHPYKVNFQFNTEVRPMNQNPISVDPYSFVPLADVMSTAYDTNFLIDVIGILTVVGTERVIESHGKKTKMNVIEIDSYGVKMECALFGPYVEDLNLFLNGGEMVNVVILLQFVKVKTWQGNLSLQNVHGATKMLFNPAVDIAVAVMERFSASNDTGSQSLSQLQDSSKVVDEEDFLILTPRKTIAQVHDMKENSVCIVYATISYVEEGMDWWYTACKCNKKVYPDEKMYFCEVCNRHVVHVIPM
- the LOC130738247 gene encoding pentatricopeptide repeat-containing protein At4g38150-like isoform X2, encoding MPALLGRVHKPVSSSQIDRLVSFLNSKRPWTVRHFSKQLVGESDDVSIQNSDPNFSDRRSREGSEPIPSTKPVNQRTREYNRGSRSRFDGNRDEVEKTTMKSDLGFQGRNRPDVANQLGDSFLDKFKLGFDNKAGNSSETNQSEEATKSSNSNQPAMPEDADEIFKKMKETGLIPNAVAMLDGLCKDGLVQEALKLFGLMREKGTIPEIVIYTAVVEGYTKAHKADDAKRIFRKMQSNGISPNAFSYTVLVRGLCKCSRLQDAFEFCVEMLEAGHSPNVTTFVDLVEGFCKEQGIEEAKGAIKTLIEKGFAVNEKAVKDFLNKKKPFSPSVWEAIFGKKAPQMPF
- the LOC130738247 gene encoding pentatricopeptide repeat-containing protein At4g38150-like isoform X1, with translation MVFMPALLGRVHKPVSSSQIDRLVSFLNSKRPWTVRHFSKQLVGESDDVSIQNSDPNFSDRRSREGSEPIPSTKPVNQRTREYNRGSRSRFDGNRDEVEKTTMKSDLGFQGRNRPDVANQLGDSFLDKFKLGFDNKAGNSSETNQSEEATKSSNSNQPAMPEDADEIFKKMKETGLIPNAVAMLDGLCKDGLVQEALKLFGLMREKGTIPEIVIYTAVVEGYTKAHKADDAKRIFRKMQSNGISPNAFSYTVLVRGLCKCSRLQDAFEFCVEMLEAGHSPNVTTFVDLVEGFCKEQGIEEAKGAIKTLIEKGFAVNEKAVKDFLNKKKPFSPSVWEAIFGKKAPQMPF